The window AGCGGGGCGGAGTATGAGGCAACGCCGGTCCTCCTGGCCAAGGGCGAGCAGCTGACGGCAGCGTATCGAAGGATCAACCCCAGAGGGAAGGTTCCGGCGCTTGCGGTCGACGGCGAGGTCTTGACCGAGAACCTCGCCATCATGACCTATCTGGCGCTGCGCTTTCCCGATGCGGGGCTGCTGCCGAACGACGATCTGAGCCGCGCCCGCTGCCTGGCGCTGATGGCCTGGCTGTCGAACACGGTGCATCCCTCCTTCACCCATATCCGCCGGCCCGAGCGCTTCGCCGCCGACGCCGCCGCCCATGCGACGATCCAGGAGACCGGCCGCAAGAGCTTCTGGGCGAACTGCGAGGAGATCGACGGTCTCATCGCGCACAAGCAATGGATGATGGGAGCGCAATACTCGGCCGCCGATGCCTATGCCCTGGTGTTCTACGCCTGGGGCGGCTTCGCCCATCTGCCCATGGGCGAGCTTCCCCACTACACCGCCTTCAAGGACCGCATGCTGCAGCGGATGGCGGTGCGCCGGGTGCTGAAACGGGAGAACAACCCGCTGGTCGCGGCTTAGACGAAGACGGCAATCGCTGCCATCGACATTCCCCAGGCAACGAACCCGAAGAGCCAGGCCGCAATGATCTGAT of the Pseudomonadota bacterium genome contains:
- a CDS encoding glutathione S-transferase N-terminal domain-containing protein, whose amino-acid sequence is MLRLYYSPGACSMASHIALEESGAEYEATPVLLAKGEQLTAAYRRINPRGKVPALAVDGEVLTENLAIMTYLALRFPDAGLLPNDDLSRARCLALMAWLSNTVHPSFTHIRRPERFAADAAAHATIQETGRKSFWANCEEIDGLIAHKQWMMGAQYSAADAYALVFYAWGGFAHLPMGELPHYTAFKDRMLQRMAVRRVLKRENNPLVAA